The Saccharothrix violaceirubra genome segment ATGGTCGACGAGGTCGGGCAGTCCAGGACGCTGGTCCGCACGCTGGTCGGCCTGCTGCCCGGCGGGCCGGTGAACCTGCGTCTGCCCAAGGCGGTCAAGGCCCCCGAGGGTTCGGTCTACACGTGGGTCGAGGCACCGTTGGGCACGTCCGGCGTCCACCTCGCGTCACGGGGCGAGAAGACGCCGTGGCGGCTCAAGCTGCGTACGCCGTCGTTCAACAACGTGCAGGCGTTGTCGGCCCTGCTGCCCGGCACCCGGGTCGACGACCTGCCGGCCGTGCTGGGCTCGTTCGCCGTGGTCGTCGGCGACATCGACAAGTAGGACGGTCGGTTCAGGCGGCGGGCGACTCGCTGACCGACTTGCCGTCCGCGTGCACACCGTTCCGGCCCGCAGGCGACCGCCCGGTCCTCGGCGGTCCGCCGCGACGGAACCCGCCGGTCAGTCCTCGCGACGGCGACGGCGACGCGGCGAGTCGGCGCCACCGAACGCGGCGAGCAACTCACTCACCGACTTGCCGTCCGCATGCGCACCGCTCGGCTCGGGAGACTCGGCCCGCCGATGACCACCCTCGACCACCCGGTCCTCGGCGGTCCGCCGCGACGGGACCTGGTGGAAGCCGCTGTCGTCGGCCGGACGGCGTTGTTCGGCGGGCTTCGGTGCCACGGGCGCCCGGTAACCGCTCTCCTCGGCGGCGGTCCGACGCGGGGGCACCTGGTGGAAGCCGCTGTCCTCGGCCGGACGGCGTTGTTCCGCGGGCTTCGGTGCCACGGGCGCCCGGTAACCGCTCTCCTCAGCCGGACGGCGAGGAGCGCCGTAGGCGGGATCGTCGGCGAGCCGGCGGGGTGCGGGTGCGGTCGTCCGCGCGGTCGGGCGGACGGGTTCGCGGTAACCGCTCTCCTCCGCACGGCGCGCGGCCGGCTGCTCGGGCCGGCGGGCGACGTCCGCCTCGGACAGCGGGTTGATCATCGCGGTGCGTTCGGCGACCCGGCTTCGTCGCTCGGGCTTCGGGGCTTCCGCGCGTGCGGGTTCGGGGCGGACGGCCTCGGCGCGGACCGGTTCGGCGCGAGTCGGTTCGGCGCGGGCCGGTTCCGGGCGGCGGGATTCGGGGCGGGCGGGTTCACGGGCGGGCTCGGTGCGGCGGACCTGGCCGGGCACGGGGTCGGGTCGGCGGGCCTGCTCGGCCGGCCTGGCCGGTGTCTCGCGGCGGGGTTCCTCGGCGGCCGGGCGGACGTCCACCCTGGTCGCGCCGGCGGCCGGGTCGAGGCGGTCGGCGAGGTCCGCGCGGGTGACGCGTTCGGTCGACTCGGGTCGGGGCGCGGCGGGCCGTTGCGGGGCGGCAGGACGCTGCGGGGCGGCGGCACGGGCCGGTTCGCGGCGCACGGGCTCCGGGCGGGCGGGTTCGGGACGCCGCACCTGCTCCTTGCGCGCGGCCTCGGCCGCGACGCGTTCGATCAGCTCGGTGCGCTCGACCGGCGGGTCCGCCTTCTTGGCGACCGGTGCGGCGGTGATCACGCGCTGGTCGACGGCCGGCAGCAGCCGGGACTGGTCCGACAGCGACCGCATCCGGGTCGCCTCGGCGCGCAACGCCACGCGTTCGACGAGCACCTCGCCGCCGAGGAGGACCTCCAGGTTCTCCTTCAACGCGCGCAACTCCTCGCGCAACGCCGTCAGGTCGTCCTGGGACTCCTCGCGGACGCGCTTGCGGGTCTCGGTCTCCAGCTCCAGCTCGTACTCGCGCCGGGCGGCGACCTCGCGTTCCAGCTCCAGCTCGTAGACGGACTGGAGGTCGGCGACCTCGTGGTCGCGTTCGGCCGCCTGCCGCCGGTACCGGGCGGCGAGGAACGCGCCGACGAGCGCGGCCCACAGCGCGGACACCACGGCCAGCCGGAGC includes the following:
- a CDS encoding DUF6779 domain-containing protein, which translates into the protein MTGRGTSQGDRHDRGRGFARLLLVAALGLALVAAAVLVLSDNARWLRLAVVSALWAALVGAFLAARYRRQAAERDHEVADLQSVYELELEREVAARREYELELETETRKRVREESQDDLTALREELRALKENLEVLLGGEVLVERVALRAEATRMRSLSDQSRLLPAVDQRVITAAPVAKKADPPVERTELIERVAAEAARKEQVRRPEPARPEPVRREPARAAAPQRPAAPQRPAAPRPESTERVTRADLADRLDPAAGATRVDVRPAAEEPRRETPARPAEQARRPDPVPGQVRRTEPAREPARPESRRPEPARAEPTRAEPVRAEAVRPEPARAEAPKPERRSRVAERTAMINPLSEADVARRPEQPAARRAEESGYREPVRPTARTTAPAPRRLADDPAYGAPRRPAEESGYRAPVAPKPAEQRRPAEDSGFHQVPPRRTAAEESGYRAPVAPKPAEQRRPADDSGFHQVPSRRTAEDRVVEGGHRRAESPEPSGAHADGKSVSELLAAFGGADSPRRRRRRED